A stretch of the Lonchura striata isolate bLonStr1 chromosome 15, bLonStr1.mat, whole genome shotgun sequence genome encodes the following:
- the HRH2 gene encoding histamine H2 receptor, producing the protein MRAGLLHPCSDTMDPCYNHTSSQKSNHTSSQVFPLQVLVGFCLFTLIVVTLCGNIIVCLAVTLDRRLRSLTNCIIVSLAITDLLLGLLVLPFSALYELTKEWPFGSVLCNIYTSLDVMLCTASILNLLMISLDRYFAVTTPLRYRQVVTPSRVAVGLAVIWTVSLMVSFLPIHLGWNTNGTAVQNTGPTCSKECTLAVNLVYGLVDGLLTFYIPLGIMCITYYRILKIAREQAKRINHTWGNAPTPPMVKEHKATVTLAVVLGAFVVCWLPYFTMFTYRGVWGDSGVKGTPMSIVLWLGYANSALNPILYGTLNRDFRVAYQHLLHCWRTRHPRNSHLPPLQKAQPRGRQGQGRQEGKPLKLEVRNEKGTLLTDGALKSTGAFL; encoded by the exons atGAGAGCAGGACTGCTCCATCCTTGCAGTGACACCATGGATCCATGTTACAACCACACAAGCTCTCAAAAAAGCAACCACACAAGCTCTCAGGTGTTCCCCCTGCAGGTGCTGGTCGGGTTCTGCCTCTTCACCCTCATCGTGGTCACTCTCTGTGGTAACATCATCGTCTGCCTGGCCGTCACCCTGGACCGCCGGCTCCGGAGCTTGACAAACTGCATCATTGTCTCCTTGGCCATCACGGatctgctgctggggcttcTGGTGCTGCCCTTCTCTGCTTTATATGAGCTCACCAAGGAGTGGCCCTTTGGCAGCGTTTTGTGCAACATCTACACCAGCCTGGACGTCATGCTGTGCACGGCCTCCATCCTCAACCTCCTCATGATCAGCCTGGACCGCTACTTTGCTGTCACCACCCCGCTCCGCTACCGCCAGGTGGTCACTCCCTCGCGGGTGGCCGTGGGCTTGGCTGTAATTTGGACCGTTTCACTGATGGTCTCCTTCCTACCCATCCACCTGGGCTGGAACACCAACGGGACAGCAGTGCAGAACACAGGCCCCACCTGCAGCAAGGAGTGCACGCTGGCAGTGAACCTTGTGTACGGGTTAGTGGACGGCTTGCTCACCTTCTACATCCCTCTGGGCATCATGTGCATCACCTACTACCGGATACTCAAGATCGCGAGGGAGCAAGCCAAGAGGATAAACCACACGTGGGGCAACGCGCCCACGCCACCCATGGTGAAAGAGCACAAAGCCACCGTGACGCTGGCAGTGGTGCTGGGAGCGTTCGTCGTGTGCTGGCTCCCCTATTTCACCATGTTCACGTACAGGGGGGTgtggggggacagcggggtcaAAGGCACACCCATGTCCATTGTCCTCTGGCTGGGCTATGCCAACTCAGCCCTGAACCCCATCCTCTACGGGACACTCAACAGGGATTTCCGAGTGGCATACCAGCACTTGTTGCACTGCTGGAGGACGAGACACCCCAGGAACTCCCACCTGCCTCCCCTCCAgaaggcccagcccaggggcaggcagggccagggcaggcaggagggtAAACCCTTGAAACTGGAGGTGAGGAATGAGAAGGGGACGCTGCTCACTGATGGAGCCCTCAAGAG CACAGGAGCTTTTCTGTGA